A single genomic interval of Cucumis sativus cultivar 9930 chromosome 5, Cucumber_9930_V3, whole genome shotgun sequence harbors:
- the LOC101204341 gene encoding E3 ubiquitin-protein ligase RGLG5 has translation MGGKNSREAGRREFSSYGSGNSSAWDQYNYPPQSPYVQQYPYTEPSEYGSQTPQQPQRRLDRKYSRIADNYQSLDEVTAALIKAGLESSNLIVGIDFTKSNEWTGSRSFNRRSLHHIGNEPNPYEQAISIIGQTLSSFDDDNMIPCFGFGDASTHDQDVFSFYHDDRICNGFEEVLHRYREIVPDLRLAGPTSFAPIIEMAMTIVDQTGGQYHVLLIIADGQVTRSVDTHNGQLSLQERKTIDAIVRASEYPLSIVLVGVGDGPWDTMKEFDDNIPARAFDNFQFVNFTEMMSNNVNNVRRHADFCLAALMEIPSQYQATLELGILGRQIGSSPERVPLPPPLYSATSSSGYPGTPRSNSFQTRTSSLGRYNQGVGTNPSSSSSYDNQRCPICIANPKDMAFGCGHMTCCNCGGNLELCPICRSFIQTRIRLY, from the exons ATGGGAGGTAAGAACTCTAGGGAAGCAGGTCGAAGAGAGTTTAGTTCATATGGGTCTGGCAATTCTTCAGCATGGGATCAATACAATTATCCTCCACAATCACCATATGTTCAACAATATCCATATACAGAACCCTCTGAATATGGCTCACAAACTCCACAACAACCACAGAGAAGGCTTGACAGAAAATATTCAAGAATAGCAGATAATTACCAATCCTTGGATGAG GTGACTGCTGCTCTTATTAAAGCCGGACTTGAGTCATCTAATCTCATTGTAGGAATTGATTTCACGAAAAGCAATGAGTGGACAG GTTCAAGGTCGTTTAATCGACGTAGTTTACACCACATTGGAAATGAGCCAAATCCGTACGAGCAAGCTATATCTATAATAGGGCAAACGTTATCATCTTTTGATGACGATAACATGATTCCGTGTTTTGGATTTGGTGATG CATCAACCCATGATCAAGATGTTTTTAGCTTCTACCATGATGATAGAATATGTAATGGATTTGAGGAAGTTTTGCATCGTTATAGGGAAATTGTTCCCGACTTAAGACTTGCAG GTCCTACATCTTTTGCACCAATAATTGAGATGGCCATGACAATCGTTGATCAAACTGGTGGTCAGTACCATGTTTTGCTGATAATTGCCGACGGGCAG GTGACAAGAAGTGTTGACACACATAATGGTCAACTGAGTTTACAAGAACGAAAGACAATCGACGCAATTGTAAGGGCAAG TGAGTACCCTTTGTCGATAGTCTTAGTTGGTGTTGGAGATGGACCTTGGGATACGATGAAGGAATTTGATGATAACATTCCTGCTCGAGCTTTCGATAATTTTCAG TTCGTCAATTTTACTGAGATGATGTCCAATAATGTAAACAATGTGAGAAGGCATGCAGACTTTTGTCTTGCTGCACTGATGGAAATACCTTCTCAATATCAGGCAACTCTAGAGCTTGGCATATTGGG AAGACAAATAGGTAGTTCACCAGAAAGAGTacctcttcctcctcctctgTACAGTGCAACATCTTCAAGTGGCTACCCGGGAACCCCACGCTCCAACAGTTTTCAGACCAGAACATCTTCACTTGGTAGATACAACCAAGGAGTTGGCACAAATCCATCCTCTAGTTCTTCTTATGACAACCAG CGTTGCCCCATTTGTATCGCTAATCCAAAAGATATGGCTTTTGGTTGTGGCCATATG ACATGTTGCAACTGCGGAGGAAATCTCGAGTTGTGCCCCATATGCCGAAGCTTTATCCAGACTAGAATAAGGCTTTATTAA
- the LOC101216707 gene encoding cytochrome P450 71B37-like, producing the protein MFSLDRIMHSSVITWPWLLPLTMLLFSSLLFLLTKKMKLNVIVHHPPTPPKLPFIGHLHLVTSLPHRSFRHLSRKYGPVMLLKLGSIPTVVVSSATAAKEVLKVHDLASCSRPRSTANARFSYNYLDIGFAPYGDHWRKVRKISVLELFSARRVQSFQNIREEEIGVMLNSISQSSLLLSNDPVDLSEKFYSLTANMITRIAFGKKFRGGELDNENFQKVIRRAMAAVGSFSAADYLPIVGWIIDWVSGVHSRLETSFNELDAFFQHIVDDRINFRESCSSHNNNGDGYDQENIVDVLLKMEKNSSQYGEVKLTRDCIKALIMDIFLAGVETGASTLVWTMAELIKNPKVMKKLQNEIRNCVKENKMVKENDLQNLEYLKAVVKEVLRLHTPAPLLLPREAMSHFKLNGYDILPKTHIYVNAWAIGRDPEIWTNPEEFIPERFIGSNIDYKGQNFELLPFGSGRRICPGMNMASFTVELALANVLLCFDWKLANGMKEEDVDMEEETGLAVAKKSPLQLVPVHYFNSKA; encoded by the exons atgTTTAGCCTTGATCGAATTATGCATAGCAGTGTTATCACGTGGCCATGGCTTCTTCCTCTAACAATGTTGCTATTCTCTTCTCTATTATTCCTCCTTACAAAAAAGATGAAGTTAAATGTGATTGTTCATCATCCTCCAACCCCACCAAAGCTTCCTTTCATAGGTCATCTACATCTGGTCACCTCTCTCCCTCATCGTTCTTTTCGTCACCTTTCAAGAAAATACGGCCCCGTCATGCTCCTCAAACTCGGCTCTATCCCGACCGTTGTAGTCTCCTCCGCCACTGCTGCCAAAGAGGTGTTAAAAGTTCACGACCTTGCCTCATGCAGCCGCCCGCGCTCGACTGCTAATGCAAGATTTTCATACAACTATCTAGACATTGGGTTTGCTCCGTATGGCGATCATTGGAGGAAAGTTCGAAAGATTAGTGTTCTTGAGCTCTTCAGCGCAAGACGAGTGCAATCGTTTCAAAAcataagagaagaagagattgGTGTGATGTTAAACTCCATTTCTCAATCTTCATTATTGTTATCTAATGATCCAGTTGATTTGAGTGAGAAATTTTACTCACTCACTGCAAATATGATAACTCGGATAGCTTTTGGGAAGAAGTTTAGAGGGGGTGAGTTAGATAATGAGAATTTTCAGAAGGTTATTAGAAGAGCAATGGCAGCAGTGGGAAGCTTTTCAGCAGCTGATTATCTTCCTATAGTGGGTTGGATTATTGATTGGGTTAGTGGTGTTCATAGCAGATTGGAGACGAGTTTTAATGAGTTGGATGCTTTTTTTCAACATATAGTGGATGATCGTATCAACTTTAGGGAGAGTTGTTCGTCTCACAATAACAATGGTGATGGATATGATCAAGAGAACATTGTCGATGTTTTGttgaaaatggagaagaatAGCTCTCAATATGGTGAAGTGAAACTCACCAGAGATTGCATCAAAGCACTCATCATG GATATATTTCTTGCTGGAGTGGAAACAGGAGCCAGCACACTTGTTTGGACAATGGCAGAGTTGATAAAAAATCCAAAGGTAATGAAAAAGCTACAAAATGAGATCAGAAAttgtgtaaaagaaaataaaatggtaaaagagAATGACCTTCAGAACCTTGAATATCTAAAAGCAGTGGTGAAGGAAGTGCTAAGGTTACATACACCAGCCCCACTTCTCCTTCCAAGAGAAGCCATGTCTCATTTTAAGCTAAATGGTTATGATATTCTTCCCAAAACTCACATCTACGTCAACGCGTGGGCAATCGGACGGGACCCGGAAATATGGACAAACCCAGAAGAGTTCATACCAGAGAGATTTATAGGAAGTAATATTGATTACAAAGGACAAAATTTCGAGTTATTGCCGTTTGGATCGGGTCGGAGAATTTGCCCTGGAATGAATATGGCAAGCTTTACAGTGGAGCTAGCATTGGCTAATGTATTGTTGTGCTTTGATTGGAAATTAGCAAAtggaatgaaagaagaagatgtgGATATGGAAGAGGAAACTGGTCTTGCTGTTGCTAAGAAATCTCCTCTTCAACTTGTTCCTGTCCATTACTTCAACTCCAAAGCATAG
- the LOC101216216 gene encoding cytochrome P450 71B10-like: MNSILIWFPLLFLLTSLLLLKTKKLIHSNNKKLITNPPPSPPKLPLLGHLHLLGSHPHHSLCNLSRTHGPIMLLKLGSIPTVVISSATAARELFKHHDLASCSRPRLMGSGRFSYNFQDLSLSPYGERWKELRKIFMLELFSTKRVQSFHRIREKEVSLLINSISQQSLNFSSNPIDLSDKSYSLTANITTRIAFGKSFRGGELDNKNFQKLVRGAIDALKSFSITDFFPSFGWIFDRISGVHGKLEKSFGEMDAFFQKVVDDRINLDKANSRNEENIVDVLLRMKRDGFQSEALILTQDCIKALIMDIFLAGVETGASTIVWAMTELIRNPRVMKKLQDHIRSHIKKDQVKEMDLERLPYLKMVVKEVLRLHPAAPLLLPRETTSHFKLNGYDIHPKTHLHVNVWAIGRDPECWTNPEEFFPERFTESNIDYKGQNYELLPFGGGRRVCAGMNMGIFTIELTLANLLLCFDWKLGDGMKEEDVDMEEDFGLTVAKKSPLELVPIPYLA, encoded by the exons ATGAATAGCATTCTCATATGGTTTCCTCTCCTTTTTCTCTTAACTTCTCTACTTcttctcaaaacaaaaaagcttATTCACAGCAACAACAAGAAGCTTATTACTAATCCTCCTCCAAGCCCTCCAAAGCTTCCTTTATTGGGTCATTTACACCTCCTTGGCTCCCACCCTCATCACTCTTTATGCAACCTTTCACGAACACACGGTCCCATCATGCTTCTGAAACTCGGCTCCATCCCGACCGTCGTCATCTCTTCCGCAACAGCCGCGAGAGAACTATTCAAACACCACGATCTCGCATCTTGCAGCCGCCCTCGCTTAATGGGAAGTGGAAGATTTTCCTACAACTTTCAAGACCTGAGTTTGTCTCCATATGGCGAGCGTTGGAAAGAGCTTCGAAAAATTTTCATGCTCGAGCTTTTTAGTACTAAACGAGTGCAATCATTTCATCGTATTAGAGAAAAGGAAGTGAGTTTGCTCATAAACTCAATCTCTCAACAATCCTTAAACTTTTCTTCAAATCCAATTGATTTGAGTGACAAAAGCTATTCTCTTACTGCCAATATTACAACAAGAATTGCTTTTGGGAAGAGCTTTAGAGGGGGTGaattagataacaaaaattttcaaaagcttgtGCGTGGAGCAATTGACGCCTTGAAAAGCTTCTCGATTACCGATTTCTTTCCGAGTTTCGGTTGGATCTTTGACCGAATCAGTGGTGTTCATGGGAAGTTGGAGAAGAGCTTTGGTGAGATGGATGctttttttcaaaaggtaGTTGATGATCGTATAAACTTGGACAAGGCAAATTctagaaatgaagaaaacattGTTGATGTTTTGTTGAGAATGAAGAGAGATGGCTTTCAATCTGAGGCACTCATCCTTACACAAGATTGCATTAAAGCACTAATCATG GATATCTTTCTAGCAGGAGTGGAAACAGGAGCAAGCACCATTGTTTGGGCAATGACAGAGCTAATTAGAAACCCAAGAGTAATGAAAAAGCTACAAGACCATATCAGAAGCCACATAAAAAAAGATCAAGTAAAAGAAATGGACCTGGAAAGGCTTCCATACCTAAAAATGGTAGTGAAAGAGGTTCTAAGGTTGCATCCAGCCGCCCCACTTCTCCTTCCAAGAGAGACCACGTCTCATTTTAAGCTCAATGGTTATGATATACATCCCAAAACTCATCTTCATGTCAATGTGTGGGCTATTGGACGAGATCCAGAATGTTGGACTAACCCTGAAGAGTTTTTTCCAGAAAGGTTTACAGAAAGTAATATTGATTATAAAGGACAAAACTATGAGTTATTACCTTTTGGAGGTGGTAGAAGAGTTTGTGCAGGAATGAATATGGGAATTTTTACAATAGAATTGACATTAGCTAATTTGTTACTTTGTTTTGATTGGAAATTGGGAGAtggaatgaaagaagaagatgtagATATGGAAGAGGATTTTGGTCTTACTGTTGCCAAAAAGTCACCTCTTGAACTCGTTCCCATCCCTTACTTAGCTTAA
- the LOC101216461 gene encoding cytochrome P450 71B19 isoform X2, whose amino-acid sequence MYLLPLILLSTLLLLIIILKWKKNRYRKKGNFPPSPPKLPIIGNLHQLGKLPHQSLWRLSQLYGPIISLKLGSIQTTIISSADAARGLFKTHDLQTCSRPQTEGARKLTHNFHDLGFSPYGDYWREMRKVCVLELFSLKRIKSYQHIIEQEMNSLIESISESASCGDVVDLSDKSMVFTAAIIFRIAFGKKVCKGDGFHEVVNEAEALLGSYSASELFPNFVGKAIDWFNGYQKRLNKVYNELSGLFQEVIDEHLCVGRDQEAKEDDIIDVLLGLSNQQEQSASFNVSITHDHIKGILLSIFLGGLDTSSITIVWAMAELTKKPKLMKKAQQEIRRHMKNRGNITDKEIEQFQYLKLIVKETLRMHPPAPLLLPRQVMSHFKMEGFDFYPKTMVQINAWAIGRDPKCWKDPDEFMPERFAESCIDFRGQNFEFLPFGAGRRICPAINLGMKNVEVALANLLYHFDWKSPEGMKEEDLDMEESMGFSLTIYKKLPLKLVPVPYIP is encoded by the exons ATGTATCTTCTTCCACTCATCTTGCTATCCACTCTGCTTCTGTTGATCATCATcctaaaatggaagaaaaatagatatagaaaaaagggaaattttcCTCCAAGTCCACCAAAGCTACCAATCATAGGAAACTTGCACCAACTTGGCAAGCTCCCACACCAATCTCTATGGCGTCTCTCTCAGCTTTATGGTCCCATCATAAGTCTCAAACTCGGCAGTATTCAAACCACCATCATCTCCTCCGCCGATGCTGCCCGTGGCCTCTTCAAAACACACGACCTTCAAACCTGCAGTCGACCACAAACCGAAGGTGCCAGAAAACTTACTCACAACTTCCACGACCTTGGGTTTTCCCCCTATGGTGATTACTGGCGAGAGATGAGAAAGGTTTGCGTTCTTGAGCTTTTTAGTCTCAAGAGAATAAAATCTTACCAACACATTATAGAACAAGAAATGAATTCGCTTATTGAATCGATTTCGGAATCGGCTTCTTGTGGGGATGTTGTTGATCTTAGTGACAAGTCCATGGTTTTCACAGCTGCTATTATCTTTAGGATAGCTTTTGGGAAGAAGGTTTGTAAAGGAGATGGATTTCATGAGGTTGTGAATGAAGCTGAGGCTTTGTTGGGAAGTTATAGCGCATCTGAATTGTTTCCTAATTTTGTGGGTAAAGCTATTGATTGGTTTAATGGATATCAGAAAAGGCTTAACAAGGTTTACAATGAGTTGAGTGGTTTGTTTCAAGAAGTGATTGATGAACATCTTTGTGTTGGGAGAGATCAAGAAGCTAAGGAAGATGATATTATTGATGTGCTTTTGGGACTAAGCAACCAGCAAGAACAATCAGCTTCTTTCAATGTTTCCATTACTCATGACCATATCAAAGGCATTCTTTTG AGCATATTTTTGGGAGGATTAGACACAAGTTCCATAACAATAGTATGGGCAATGGCAGAACTTACAAAGAAACCAAAACTAATGAAGAAAGCTCAACAAGAAATCAGAAGACACATGAAAAACAGAGGAAACATAACAGACAAAGAAATAGAACAGTTTCAATATCTAAAACTGATAGTGAAAGAGACACTAAGAATGCATCCACCAGCAccccttcttcttccaagACAAGTCATGTCCCATTTCAAAATGGAAGGCTTCGATTTTTACCCGAAGACGATGGTTCAAATCAACGCTTGGGCAATTGGAAGAGACCCCAAATGCTGGAAAGACCCCGACGAATTCATGCCAGAGAGATTTGCAGAGAGCTGCATTGATTTCAGAGGACAGAATTTCGAGTTCCTGCCGTTCGGGGCCGGGCGGAGGATTTGTCCAGCGATAAATTTGGGGATGAAGAATGTGGAGGTTGCTTTGGCAAATCTTTTGTATCATTTTGATTGGAAGTCGCCGGAAGGAATGAAGGAAGAGGATTTGGATATGGAAGAGAGTATGGGGTTTAGTCTCACTATTTACAAGAAGTTGCCTCTTAAACTTGTCCCTGTTCCATACATTCCatga
- the LOC116401644 gene encoding cytochrome P450 71B2-like yields MHYHIEIMMSSIFIWLPLLFLLTKKLLHNKNNNLVNPPPSPPKLPLLGHLHLLGSHPHRSLYNLSQKNGPIMLLKLGSVPTIAISSATAARELFKHHDLASCSRPRLTGTGRFSYNFQDLNLSPHGERWRELRKIFMTELFSTKRVQSFYHIREEEIDKLLKFISNSSSLGTPIDLAKTSYALTANVIFRMAFGKKFSGGELDNENFQHIIRRSMVALGSFFVSDFFPRVGWLVDWISGAYGTLEKSFGEMDAIFQKVVDDRIKFKESYRSSEENIVDVLLRMERDSSEFDTVKFTHECVKALIMDIFLAGVETGENSIVWAMTELIKNPRVMKKLQDEIRSTIKEDRVKESDLQNLQYLNMVIKEVLRLHPPVPLLLPREATSHFKLNGYDIHPKTHIYVNVWAIGRDRESWKNPLEFFPERFIESNIDYKGQNFELIPFGAGRRICAGMTMGIIIVELALANMLLCFDWKLPKGVKEEDVDMEEDAGLSASKKLPLQLIPIPYLSLD; encoded by the exons ATGCATTATCACATTGAGATAATGATGAGTAGCATTTTCATTTGGCTTCCTCTCCTCTTTCTCTTAACAAAAAAGCTTCTtcacaacaaaaacaacaaccTTGTTAATCCTCCTCCAAGCCCTCCAAAGCTTCCTTTATTAGGTCATTTACACCTCCTTGGCTCCCACCCTCATCGCTCTTTATACAACCTTTCACAAAAAAATGGCCCCATCATGCTCCTGAAACTCGGTTCCGTCCCAACCATCGCCATCTCTTCTGCAACAGCCGCCAGAGAGCTATTCAAACACCACGATCTCGCATCTTGCAGTCGCCCTCGCTTAACGGGAACTGGAAGATTTTCATACAACTTTCAAGATCTGAATTTATCCCCACACGGGGAGCGTTGGAGAGAGCTTCGAAAGATTTTCATGACCGAGCTATTTAGTACTAAACGAGTGCAATCATTTTATCATATAAGAGAAGAGGAAATTGATAAgctattaaaatttatatctaattCCTCATCTCTTGGCACTCCAATTGATTTGGCTAAAACCTCATATGCTCTCACTGCAAATGTAATCTTTAGAATGGCTTTTGGGAAAAAGTTCAGTGGTGGAGAATTAGATAATGAGAATTTTCAACATATTATTCGTAGATCAATGGTTGCATTGGGAAGCTTTtttgtgagtgattttttCCCTCGTGTGGGTTGGCTTGTTGATTGGATTAGTGGAGCTTATGGGACATTGGAGAAGAGTTTTGGTGAAATGgatgcaatttttcaaaaagtggTCGATGATCGAATCAAGTTTAAGGAAAGTTATCGATCaagtgaagaaaatattgttgaTGTTTTGTTGAGAATGGAGAGAGATAGCTCCGAATTTGATACTGTGAAATTTACACACGAGTGTGTCAAGGCACTTATCATG GATATATTTCTAGCAGGAGTAGAAACAGGAGAAAACAGCATAGTTTGGGCAATGACAGAACTTATTAAAAATCCAAGGGTAATGAAAAAGCTACAAGATGAGATCCGAAGCACCATTAAAGAAGATCGAGTGAAGGAGAGCGATCTCCAAAACCTTCAATATCTAAACATGGTGATTAAAGAAGTTTTAAGGCTTCATCCACCAGTCCCACTTTTGTTACCCAGAGAGGCCACGTCACATTTTAAGCTAAATGGTTATGatattcatccaaaaactcaTATTTACGTGAATGTATGGGCAATTGGAAGAGACCGAGAATCTTGGAAAAACCCACTGGAGTTTTTTCCAGAAAGGTTTATAGAAAGTAATATTGATTATAAAGGACAAAACTTTGAGTTAATTCCTTTTGGAGCTGGTCGAAGAATTTGTGCAGGGATGACTATGGGGATTATTATTGTGGAACTTGCATTGGCAAACATGTTGTTGTGTTTTGATTGGAAATTGCCAAAAGGAGTGAAGGAGGAAGATGTGGATATGGAAGAAGATGCTGGTCTTTCAGCTTCCAAGAAACTGCCTCTTCAACTTATTCCAATCCCTTACTTAAGTTTGGATTAA
- the LOC101215975 gene encoding cytochrome P450 71B37 has product MLSLYVFVLFFLCSLLLLKTKKNVELKHNDDHKFLPPPSPLKLPLLGHLHLLGSHPHRSLWNLSRTHSPVMLLKFGFVPTVIISSAKVAEELFKRHDLASCSRPCLAATAKYSYNFLDLIFSSYNDHWRELRKICIVELFSAKRVQSFQHIREEGVNQLMNSISQSSSSSTLFDFTVKSYSLTANILTRIVFGKSIRESKSELDDSDVEGVIQKASMAMGRFSASDFFPSFGWIIDRLTGVHEQLEKNFQELDAFLEHVIEDRINFRAACQKEENILDVLLRMERDCYEFGSIKFTRDCIKAVGMNLFLAGVETGANTLVWTMTELVKNSKIMKKLQHEIRSTIIQQDQVKENELEKLQYLKMVVKEALRLHPPIPLLPRETMSHFKLNGYDINPKTRIHVNAWAIGRDPDCWKNPQEFCPERFMESNIDYKGQNFELIPFGAGRRVCPGVNMGIATVELALANMLLCFDWKLPNGMKEEDLDMEEEFGLSVWKKSPLQLLPIPYINSN; this is encoded by the exons ATGCTTAGCCTTTAcgtttttgttctctttttcttatgttCTCTACTCCTCCtaaaaaccaagaaaaatgttgaacttAAACACAACGATGACCATAAATTTCTTCCTCCTCCAAGCCCTCTAAAGCTTCCTTTGTTAGGTCATTTACACCTCCTTGGCTCTCACCCTCATCGCTCCTTGTGGAACCTTTCGAGAACACACAGCCCTGTTATGCTCCTCAAATTCGGCTTTGTCCCGACCGTCATCATTTCCTCCGCAAAGGTTGCAGAAGAGTTGTTCAAACGTCATGACCTTGCTTCATGTAGCCGCCCTTGCTTAGCGGCCACTGCAAAATATTCATACAACTTCTTGGACTTGATTTTTTCCTCTTACAATGATCACTGGAGGGAGCTTCGTAAGATTTGTATCGTCGAGCTCTTTAGTGCAAAACGTGTGCAATCTTTTCAACATATTAGAGAAGAGGGAGTGAATCAACTTATGAATTCCATCTCTCAAtcctcatcttcttcaactcTATTTGATTTTACAGTAAAATCGTATTCTCTCACTGCTAATATCTTGACTAGGATTGTGTTTGGGAAGAGTATTAGAGAGAGTAAAAGTGAACTAGATGATAGTGATGTTGAGGGGGTTATACAAAAAGCGAGCATGGCAATGGGAAGATTCTCGGCAAGTGATTTCTTTCCTAGTTTCGGATGGATTATTGATCGGCTCACTGGTGTTCATGAGCAGCTTGAGAAAAACTTTCAGGAGTTGGATGCTTTTTTAGAACATGTAATCGAGGATCGTATTAACTTTAGGGCAGCTtgtcaaaaagaagaaaacattctTGATGTTTTGTTGAGAATGGAGAGAGATTGCTATGAATTTGGTTCAATCAAATTCACTCGAGATTGCATTAAGGCAGTTGGCATG aatttatttttagctGGAGTGGAAACAGGAGCAAACACACTTGTTTGGACAATGACAGAGCTagttaaaaattcaaaaataatgaagaagCTACAACATGAAATTAGAAGTACCATCATTCAACAAGATCAAGTGAAGGAGAACGAGCTCGAAAAGCTTCAATATCTAAAAATGGTGGTGAAAGAGGCTTTACGGCTTCATCCACCCATCCCACTTCTTCCAAGAGAAACCATGTCTCATTTTAAACTCAATGGTTATGATATCAATCCAAAAACTCGTATTCATGTGAATGCATGGGCAATTGGAAGAGACCCTGATTGTTGGAAAAATCCACAAGAATTTTGTCCAGAGAGATTTATGGAAAGTAATATTGATTACAAAGGACAAAACTTCGAGTTAATTCCATTTGGAGCTGGTAGAAGAGTATGTCCGGGTGTGAATATGGGGATTGCAACAGTAGAGTTAGCATTGGCTAATATGCTACTGTGTTTTGATTGGAAATTACCAAAtggaatgaaagaagaagatttagATATGGAAGAGGAATTTGGTCTTTCAGTTTGGAAGAAATCAcctcttcaacttcttccaATTCCTTACATAAACTCCAATTAA
- the LOC101216461 gene encoding cytochrome P450 71B19 isoform X1 — MYLLPLILLSTLLLLIIILKWKKNRYRKKGNFPPSPPKLPIIGNLHQLGKLPHQSLWRLSQLYGPIISLKLGSIQTTIISSADAARGLFKTHDLQTCSRPQTEGARKLTHNFHDLGFSPYGDYWREMRKVCVLELFSLKRIKSYQHIIEQEMNSLIESISESASCGDVVDLSDKSMVFTAAIIFRIAFGKKVCKGDGFHEVVNEAEALLGSYSASELFPNFVGKAIDWFNGYQKRLNKVYNELSGLFQEVIDEHLCVGRDQEAKEDDIIDVLLGLSNQQEQSASFNVSITHDHIKGILLIVLLDMHEQSIFLGGLDTSSITIVWAMAELTKKPKLMKKAQQEIRRHMKNRGNITDKEIEQFQYLKLIVKETLRMHPPAPLLLPRQVMSHFKMEGFDFYPKTMVQINAWAIGRDPKCWKDPDEFMPERFAESCIDFRGQNFEFLPFGAGRRICPAINLGMKNVEVALANLLYHFDWKSPEGMKEEDLDMEESMGFSLTIYKKLPLKLVPVPYIP, encoded by the exons ATGTATCTTCTTCCACTCATCTTGCTATCCACTCTGCTTCTGTTGATCATCATcctaaaatggaagaaaaatagatatagaaaaaagggaaattttcCTCCAAGTCCACCAAAGCTACCAATCATAGGAAACTTGCACCAACTTGGCAAGCTCCCACACCAATCTCTATGGCGTCTCTCTCAGCTTTATGGTCCCATCATAAGTCTCAAACTCGGCAGTATTCAAACCACCATCATCTCCTCCGCCGATGCTGCCCGTGGCCTCTTCAAAACACACGACCTTCAAACCTGCAGTCGACCACAAACCGAAGGTGCCAGAAAACTTACTCACAACTTCCACGACCTTGGGTTTTCCCCCTATGGTGATTACTGGCGAGAGATGAGAAAGGTTTGCGTTCTTGAGCTTTTTAGTCTCAAGAGAATAAAATCTTACCAACACATTATAGAACAAGAAATGAATTCGCTTATTGAATCGATTTCGGAATCGGCTTCTTGTGGGGATGTTGTTGATCTTAGTGACAAGTCCATGGTTTTCACAGCTGCTATTATCTTTAGGATAGCTTTTGGGAAGAAGGTTTGTAAAGGAGATGGATTTCATGAGGTTGTGAATGAAGCTGAGGCTTTGTTGGGAAGTTATAGCGCATCTGAATTGTTTCCTAATTTTGTGGGTAAAGCTATTGATTGGTTTAATGGATATCAGAAAAGGCTTAACAAGGTTTACAATGAGTTGAGTGGTTTGTTTCAAGAAGTGATTGATGAACATCTTTGTGTTGGGAGAGATCAAGAAGCTAAGGAAGATGATATTATTGATGTGCTTTTGGGACTAAGCAACCAGCAAGAACAATCAGCTTCTTTCAATGTTTCCATTACTCATGACCATATCAAAGGCATTCTTTTG ATTGTATTATTGGATATGCATGAACAGAGCATATTTTTGGGAGGATTAGACACAAGTTCCATAACAATAGTATGGGCAATGGCAGAACTTACAAAGAAACCAAAACTAATGAAGAAAGCTCAACAAGAAATCAGAAGACACATGAAAAACAGAGGAAACATAACAGACAAAGAAATAGAACAGTTTCAATATCTAAAACTGATAGTGAAAGAGACACTAAGAATGCATCCACCAGCAccccttcttcttccaagACAAGTCATGTCCCATTTCAAAATGGAAGGCTTCGATTTTTACCCGAAGACGATGGTTCAAATCAACGCTTGGGCAATTGGAAGAGACCCCAAATGCTGGAAAGACCCCGACGAATTCATGCCAGAGAGATTTGCAGAGAGCTGCATTGATTTCAGAGGACAGAATTTCGAGTTCCTGCCGTTCGGGGCCGGGCGGAGGATTTGTCCAGCGATAAATTTGGGGATGAAGAATGTGGAGGTTGCTTTGGCAAATCTTTTGTATCATTTTGATTGGAAGTCGCCGGAAGGAATGAAGGAAGAGGATTTGGATATGGAAGAGAGTATGGGGTTTAGTCTCACTATTTACAAGAAGTTGCCTCTTAAACTTGTCCCTGTTCCATACATTCCatga